TTCTGCAGATTTCTGTGTTTTTTCCATAATAAAAGGGATAAGTGCCGGATCTAAGTTTCCGGATCGTGTACCCATAGTGACACCAGCTAACGGTGTAAATCCCATGGAAGTATCAATTGATTTCCCGCGATTCACCGCGGCAATACTAGCACCATTTCCCAAATGACAAGAAATGAGTCGTAACGATTCAAGTGGTCGATTCAACAGCTCAGAAGCTCGTCTAGTGACGTATTTATGAGAGGTACCATGAAAACCGTACTTCCGAATACCATATTTCTCATAATATTCATACGGAATCGAATATAAATAGGAACTTTCTGGCATCGATTGATGAAATGCCGTGTCAAAAACGGCAACCATCGGTATGTGTGGAAGCGCTTGTTGAAAAGCTTTAATTCCAGTGATATTTGCTGGATTATGCAATGGAGCTAAATCAGATAAACGTATTAGTTCCTGTATAACTTCTTGCGTGATGCGTACGGAATCTGAATATGTTTCTCCACCATGAACCACTCGGTGGCCGATACCACTAATTTCCTCTAATGACGAAACTGCTTTGTAAGTAACAAGCGCATGTAAAACTAACTCCACTGCATCCTGATGGTGCCTAATCGTTTCATGTAACTCGTATTCTCTTCCTTCGACCTCAAGCTTAAAGAGTGGATCTTTCAATCCAATTCTCTCCATAAGTCCTTTTGCGATCACTCGTTCATTCGGCATTTCAATCAATTGGAATTTTAAAGAAGAGCTTCCTGCATTAATCGCGACTATTTTATCCATGTTTTCACCTGCCTATGCTCGTTCGTTTTGCTCCATCCAAATATCGACCTTTTGGAAGAATAAACTCATCGCTTCTTTGTTCGACATACTTGGAACTTTTGCTAAAAGAACTTCTCGTGGTTTTTTACTTTCGGAAGATTTCTTTTGTAAAACAAGGAGCGATTTTGCAAAATTCGATTGTTTAAATAAATTATCTGGAAGCTGTATGACTGCCTCTATCCATACATGTTGCTGAAAAAATTCATGTAAACGTGATGCTTCTTCGCTTTCGAATAAATTTTGCGGTACAAACAACAGAAGATGTCCGCCGTCTTTTATATGTTTAACCGATTGTTCGATGAAGAGATGGTGAGCAAAAGACATACCTTCTTTATTTCCTAGAAAGTACGTTGAACCAATTTTTTCGTTCGGATAATAGCCTGCTGGCAGATCGCTGACAACCACATCTACTGGGTCGATCAGCAATGGCTGCAGTGCATCTTGCCGATGTAACTGCACTTCATGTTGCAACAAGTCACCTGTCGCAGCAGCCAATTGGATTAACATATCGTCAATTTCTACACCTTCTGCTGTAACATTTTTCTGAACATAATTCATCACTGTATATAACAAATTCCCGGTTCCAATAGCAGGATCAAGTACGGTAAAGTGATCTTTGTTTGAGGTGAATTTTTCCACAAAATACGCTACCAGTAATCCAAGAGAATCTGGAGTCATATGGTGATGCGGTTGGACGTGCGCTTTCATCCCTTTTAAAATGGCTAATTGAATACTTTTTCGAACATCTTCTTTTAAAAAGGAATTTCCACTAGGAACATTTTCGCCATCTAACCATAATTCCAATACTTCTAAAACCGCTTCCAAATACGGTATATTTTCTTTTTTACTTAAGTCTTGCGTTTGTTGATCTATGAATGTGAATAAATTTTCTAATGTTGAACTCATTCTTTTGCCTGCCTTTCCAACTTCTATGTACTTATTGTACCGCACAAAAAAAAGACTAGCACTTTTCTGTTGAAGCTTTTTTTCTCCATACATACCATTCGGAAAAAATCATTCTTCTTCAACAGTTTATCGTGCTAGTCTACGTCGATACATTTGGTTATTTCGTGAGTGCTTTTACTGCCTCAATAGCAGCTTCATAATTTGGATGTTCCGTTGCTTCGGAAACATATTCAACATACGTCACTTTGTCTTGCTCATCCACGACAAACACTGCACGCGCAAGCAAACGTAGTTCTTCAATTGCCACACCATAAGCTTTACCGAATGATAAGTCTCGGTGATCGGATAAAGTTTGAACTGCATCTATTCCTGCAGCTGCACACCAACGTTTTTGAGCGAATGGTAAGTCAACTGAGATAGTAAGAATTTTGACATTTTCACCTAATGAAGATGCACTTTCATTGAATTTACGAGTTTGCGCATCACATGTTCCCGTATCTAAAGACGGAACGACACTGATTAATCGAACCTTACCTTTTGTGTCATCCAATGTAACAGGGCTTAGATCATTTGCCAAAACTTGAAAATTCGGAGCCGTATCTCCCACTTTTACTTCATTTCCTATTAATGTAACTGGGTTTTGTTTAAATGTGATATTTACCAAACGATCTCCTCCTTTTTTCTTCATCTTACTAGATAGGATTTGTATCATGCAACTCATGTGAATTTACAGCATGATATGGCACGCGTTGCAACGTTTTCTCAAACGTATTTTCATGAATAACGCTTGTATCAGCAAAAAGATCATGTACTCCTTGTTTTTTTGATGTAAATGCTACAACAACATATAAAGGAAATAGAGTCGTGCTAATGAAGCGACCAATCCACTCTCGAATCACAATCGTCAGAAAAGAATTCGAATCATCTTTTAACGGAATAACTGTTAGACCAAAAATCATTTTACCAATCGTCTGTCGCCAAAAATATGTCATGAGGACAAAATATCCGTAAAAAACAATTGCGGATAAAATACTAATTGGTGCATACCATGCGGAATTTGAAAGATTCCATCCTGCGATTCGGAAAATAGGATAGACGATAATAGATGTGAGACTCCCTATAATAAGTAAATCCATTACATACGCAAAGAATCGAACCCAGAATCCCGCATATTTCGGGGTATATTCAATTGATTCTGTTACTACTACTTCATGTTCCACGAGAAGACCTCCTTATTTTTCACCATATAAGTACATCGTTCTCGGTGCTTGAAAGTCTGACAAAAGCTTTCCTATCAGTTGAGTTTCCATATCTGCGCCAAATAACGATTGTGTTTTCATCGAGAACATACTCCATAAACTATCATCTGAACCGTATTCCATTACTTCAGCATCCGATAGTTTAAAATCAGCTTTCGCAGCAGCAATAACGTCCTCTAAATATCCAAAATCATCCGCAAGTCCAGCATCTACTGCTTGACGACCGTTCATGATTCGACCATCCGCTATCGCTTTTACTTCTTTTTCCGTCATTCCTCGTCCCTGTTCAATAACATCCACAAAAGACTCATAGGATTCGTTAATCATTTCTTGTAGCATCGCACGTTCT
The Paenisporosarcina cavernae genome window above contains:
- a CDS encoding acetate/propionate family kinase — translated: MDKIVAINAGSSSLKFQLIEMPNERVIAKGLMERIGLKDPLFKLEVEGREYELHETIRHHQDAVELVLHALVTYKAVSSLEEISGIGHRVVHGGETYSDSVRITQEVIQELIRLSDLAPLHNPANITGIKAFQQALPHIPMVAVFDTAFHQSMPESSYLYSIPYEYYEKYGIRKYGFHGTSHKYVTRRASELLNRPLESLRLISCHLGNGASIAAVNRGKSIDTSMGFTPLAGVTMGTRSGNLDPALIPFIMEKTQKSAEEVLDILNKQSGMLGVSGFSSDLRDIEKEAAKNNPRAQLALDVFANRIHKYIGSYAARMNGVDAILFTAGIGENSTLIREKVMSGLQFMGVFLDPELNHVRGKEAFISFPHSPVKILVIPTNEEVVIARDTVEIIHKESQ
- a CDS encoding class I SAM-dependent methyltransferase, whose product is MSSTLENLFTFIDQQTQDLSKKENIPYLEAVLEVLELWLDGENVPSGNSFLKEDVRKSIQLAILKGMKAHVQPHHHMTPDSLGLLVAYFVEKFTSNKDHFTVLDPAIGTGNLLYTVMNYVQKNVTAEGVEIDDMLIQLAAATGDLLQHEVQLHRQDALQPLLIDPVDVVVSDLPAGYYPNEKIGSTYFLGNKEGMSFAHHLFIEQSVKHIKDGGHLLLFVPQNLFESEEASRLHEFFQQHVWIEAVIQLPDNLFKQSNFAKSLLVLQKKSSESKKPREVLLAKVPSMSNKEAMSLFFQKVDIWMEQNERA
- the tpx gene encoding thiol peroxidase, with amino-acid sequence MVNITFKQNPVTLIGNEVKVGDTAPNFQVLANDLSPVTLDDTKGKVRLISVVPSLDTGTCDAQTRKFNESASSLGENVKILTISVDLPFAQKRWCAAAGIDAVQTLSDHRDLSFGKAYGVAIEELRLLARAVFVVDEQDKVTYVEYVSEATEHPNYEAAIEAVKALTK
- a CDS encoding RDD family protein translates to MEHEVVVTESIEYTPKYAGFWVRFFAYVMDLLIIGSLTSIIVYPIFRIAGWNLSNSAWYAPISILSAIVFYGYFVLMTYFWRQTIGKMIFGLTVIPLKDDSNSFLTIVIREWIGRFISTTLFPLYVVVAFTSKKQGVHDLFADTSVIHENTFEKTLQRVPYHAVNSHELHDTNPI